A stretch of Deltaproteobacteria bacterium DNA encodes these proteins:
- a CDS encoding OmpA family protein: MKGFFNIVSATNGRSGSVARTYASALFREVLLKEPGTAGNPAAASNTPGCLHVAQTGGKGLGLRNVQAAIAFIMLFITASASVAATPPGTIITNTATASYDVGAVVGIAAVSNSASTTVVTLNTASTIDFLLYNPAPGTSFNVATGAYSATGSLAGPFTPLASPVAQTLGGAFNPINLGAPVSLYPGTTVHAGEPIFVRVKDPDQDTDPALLDTLTITITTASGDSEVIVLTETGVNTGEFIGYIQTDGATGAQNDGAINVVDSDSITANYTDPNNAIDVSANAVLVDPYGILFNSLTGAPVNGATVTLRESPGGALATVYGDDGISSYPATVVSGGTVTDSGSNVYTFPAGGYRFPLIPPGNYVLEITPPPGYSVPSVVPTAMLQTLPGAPFTIITGSRLEVFTIVAGPAVRIDVPLDATSATSLFVRKDASKEKVSKGDFLQYKVEVDNATGAILNNVVVTDRLPSGFRYEENSATYNGIAAANPAISADGRTLTFSVATLGAGAKITIGYVVHVGAGAKFGEAVNSASAASGVITSNTAKAKVKVVDDLMETKSVIVGRVIPDGCGETDPNADGAEGVRIYLEDGTYAVTDKRGMFHFEGITPGTHIVQMDTATIPETYEPVLCKANTRNSGSAISQFVDVQGGTLWRADFHIKLRAKTTGQVSLSLDSSMNERTINYSAAIDNLAVKIDGVSVTISLPEGLTYKKGSAIQNNASIADPEDFGSNTLVFRLGEIGADSKTELNFAASINDPKSTKEYGAGAMMTFNTPSAKNQRTPVVKSTAARQVQTNTTTFDAITLHPQFAPSSDELQPGDIETIKKAADTIRDKKLKRVYVIGHSDSSKVRNAKNAKFKDNQNLSLARAKAVAEVLKNTLGLTDDVFVTEGKGDAEPVATNKTADGRAKNRRVEMRIELQDVIDEKTVDTAKKSSNTVSAETVGLRPGESATMQPADGAGTEETLRPHMVPMPEGKTPELEILWPTEGHHPAAPSMGIAIKHAPAEIIKVYIGGEEIAPINFEERVVSKDSTVAISRWLGIPLAGGDNVLEAATFDKDGIETKRVKRTVHYSTDPVKAAYSKEFSSLTADGKTSPVMAIRLFDKDNHPVREGLIIEAAVEPPYSSYVSSTLADKSPLTKSPSNANSFRVGKDGIVLVPITPTTKTGEVSVRVKLAGSEETVKGWLRPEKRDWVLIGLAEGTAAHGTVSKNMTTAKDMGAEYDYYEDGRIAFFTKGTIKGEWLLTMTYDSKKDGNYDQTRLHSVIDPGTYYTVYGDASEQRYEASSARPLYIKIERDQFYALFGDFDTGLTVTELSRYSRSHNGIKSEYKGDNFNYSAFATDTSQAFVKDEIRGDGTSGLYRLTRSNVVMNSEKVAIEVRDRFRSEIVISRRELMRHADYDIDYDSSTIFFKEPVASRDADFNPVYIVADYESNDKADREYNYGGRVGANTTNEKLSGGVTHVHEGTLNAEANLYGADATIEITDNTRLKVEAATTDKEVAANDTKKGSAYLAEITHLGAKAKARTYIREIDDEFGLGHTSGSEGGMRKIGLDAEYSFNTTTSASTEMYKHSNLSTGADRYYGSVKATYREKNYSLFTGVKRAEDRFVNGPINDSTQIELGGSLGLMENRLTLKASHEQSVSGNENPDFPTRTTLGGEYRLTEYASVFAAQEFTNGKDNHAELTRAGIKATPWSGAQIGSSVEQRHNEDGTRLLSNSGLKQRYQYSKHWSFDASLDRSATIKQPGSPTTNMNAPKASYDSEDFTALSLGAAYKEETWGATSRFEFRNASSEDKIGLLLGAYGEPKEGYGVSAAMRTLRTYRTTHTHSAADNLRIGFAYRPKTTQWIVLDKLDFIHDEMGGSASTYNYDNRRVVNNLNVNYKPNDRNELSVHYGIKYVTETIDNTDYSGITELIGLEGRHDVTPKVDLGAHARILHSYRTNQQDYNTGVSVGYTLVKNAWVSIGYNFSGFKDTDFSAADFTSQGVYLKFRIKVDQESAKEAVRWLTGQ, translated from the coding sequence GTGAAGGGATTCTTTAACATAGTAAGCGCTACGAACGGACGCTCAGGGAGTGTCGCCCGTACGTACGCGTCTGCCCTTTTCAGGGAAGTATTGTTAAAGGAGCCAGGCACCGCAGGCAACCCGGCGGCAGCGAGCAATACGCCGGGCTGTCTGCACGTTGCGCAAACCGGGGGTAAAGGCCTCGGGTTGCGCAACGTGCAGGCAGCTATCGCCTTTATAATGCTCTTTATCACAGCATCGGCGTCAGTGGCAGCTACACCTCCGGGCACTATAATAACCAACACCGCCACTGCCTCATACGACGTTGGCGCGGTCGTAGGCATAGCCGCGGTCTCGAACTCGGCATCAACGACAGTTGTAACACTAAATACAGCGTCAACGATAGACTTTCTCCTCTATAACCCTGCTCCAGGCACGTCCTTTAACGTGGCAACCGGCGCATATTCTGCGACAGGCTCGCTTGCAGGGCCGTTTACGCCGCTTGCTTCGCCCGTAGCGCAGACGCTTGGAGGCGCATTCAACCCTATCAACCTCGGCGCGCCGGTATCTCTATACCCCGGCACAACGGTCCATGCCGGAGAGCCGATATTCGTGCGCGTAAAAGACCCTGACCAGGACACGGACCCAGCGCTCCTCGACACGCTGACCATTACCATAACCACGGCATCGGGCGACTCAGAGGTCATCGTGCTTACCGAGACAGGGGTAAACACGGGCGAGTTCATAGGATACATTCAGACAGACGGAGCCACCGGCGCCCAAAACGACGGCGCAATAAACGTGGTGGACTCGGATTCCATAACCGCGAACTACACAGACCCCAACAACGCAATCGACGTATCGGCAAACGCCGTGCTCGTGGACCCATACGGCATACTCTTTAACAGCCTTACAGGAGCCCCGGTAAACGGAGCAACGGTTACGCTTAGGGAGTCGCCCGGCGGCGCCCTCGCAACAGTGTACGGCGACGACGGCATAAGCTCATACCCGGCAACGGTTGTAAGCGGCGGCACTGTAACCGACTCGGGCTCCAACGTCTACACCTTCCCTGCCGGCGGCTACCGCTTCCCGCTCATACCGCCCGGCAACTATGTGCTCGAAATAACGCCGCCTCCGGGGTACTCGGTACCGTCGGTCGTGCCAACGGCAATGCTTCAGACGCTTCCAGGAGCGCCGTTTACCATAATAACCGGCTCGAGGCTCGAGGTATTTACGATAGTGGCCGGCCCGGCAGTAAGGATAGACGTTCCGCTCGACGCGACAAGCGCTACGAGCCTGTTCGTCAGAAAAGACGCGTCGAAGGAAAAAGTATCGAAGGGCGACTTCCTCCAGTACAAGGTCGAGGTCGATAACGCAACCGGCGCGATACTAAATAACGTAGTCGTCACCGACAGGCTGCCCTCGGGCTTCAGGTACGAAGAAAATTCGGCGACATATAACGGCATCGCAGCCGCTAACCCTGCGATATCCGCAGACGGCCGCACCCTCACCTTCTCCGTAGCAACGCTTGGAGCAGGCGCGAAGATTACAATCGGCTACGTCGTGCACGTCGGCGCAGGAGCAAAATTCGGCGAGGCGGTTAACTCGGCCTCTGCGGCCTCGGGCGTAATCACCTCCAACACGGCAAAGGCAAAGGTAAAGGTCGTGGACGACCTTATGGAAACCAAGTCCGTCATCGTCGGAAGAGTCATCCCAGACGGCTGCGGCGAGACCGATCCTAATGCCGACGGCGCCGAAGGCGTAAGAATATACCTCGAGGACGGCACCTACGCCGTAACCGACAAGCGCGGCATGTTCCACTTCGAAGGCATCACCCCGGGCACACACATCGTGCAGATGGATACGGCAACGATACCCGAAACATACGAGCCCGTACTCTGCAAAGCGAACACTCGCAACTCCGGCAGCGCAATCAGCCAGTTCGTGGACGTACAGGGCGGCACGCTCTGGAGAGCGGACTTCCATATAAAGCTCAGGGCAAAGACCACGGGACAGGTATCGCTCTCTCTTGACAGCTCCATGAACGAAAGGACTATCAACTACAGCGCCGCTATAGACAACCTGGCGGTAAAGATCGACGGCGTGTCGGTAACCATATCGCTTCCGGAAGGGCTTACCTACAAAAAAGGCTCGGCCATCCAAAACAACGCCTCCATTGCCGACCCCGAGGACTTCGGCTCGAACACGCTGGTCTTTAGGCTAGGCGAGATAGGGGCCGACTCAAAGACAGAGCTCAACTTCGCTGCCTCGATAAACGACCCGAAGAGCACGAAGGAATACGGCGCCGGCGCCATGATGACATTTAACACTCCATCGGCAAAGAACCAGCGCACGCCGGTAGTGAAAAGCACTGCGGCAAGACAGGTGCAAACTAACACCACCACCTTCGACGCCATAACGCTGCATCCGCAATTCGCGCCAAGCTCCGATGAACTGCAGCCAGGCGACATAGAGACCATCAAGAAGGCGGCCGACACTATCAGGGATAAAAAGCTTAAGCGCGTGTACGTGATCGGGCACTCGGACTCTTCGAAGGTGCGTAACGCCAAAAACGCCAAATTCAAAGATAACCAGAACCTCTCGCTTGCCAGGGCAAAGGCCGTGGCAGAGGTGCTAAAAAACACCCTCGGCCTTACCGACGACGTTTTCGTCACCGAGGGCAAGGGTGACGCCGAGCCAGTGGCAACCAACAAGACCGCCGACGGCAGGGCCAAGAACCGCAGGGTGGAGATGCGTATAGAGCTTCAGGACGTTATCGACGAGAAAACTGTCGACACGGCCAAGAAAAGCTCGAACACGGTAAGCGCCGAGACCGTTGGACTTCGCCCCGGCGAATCGGCCACCATGCAGCCAGCAGACGGCGCCGGGACCGAAGAGACATTAAGGCCTCACATGGTGCCAATGCCGGAGGGCAAAACGCCGGAACTGGAGATACTCTGGCCAACGGAAGGGCACCACCCGGCAGCTCCATCCATGGGAATAGCAATAAAGCACGCGCCTGCTGAAATCATAAAAGTATACATCGGCGGCGAAGAAATAGCCCCGATCAACTTCGAAGAACGCGTTGTAAGCAAAGACTCGACGGTGGCAATAAGCCGCTGGCTCGGTATCCCGCTTGCTGGCGGCGACAACGTGCTCGAGGCCGCTACCTTTGACAAAGACGGCATCGAGACAAAACGCGTAAAGCGCACCGTGCACTACTCAACGGACCCGGTAAAGGCCGCATATTCGAAGGAGTTCTCGTCGCTTACAGCCGACGGCAAGACATCGCCGGTAATGGCCATACGCCTCTTTGACAAAGATAATCACCCGGTAAGGGAAGGTCTGATAATAGAAGCCGCGGTCGAGCCGCCCTACTCGTCATACGTAAGCTCGACATTGGCCGACAAATCGCCGCTCACCAAGAGCCCCTCTAACGCGAACTCGTTTAGGGTCGGCAAGGACGGCATAGTACTTGTGCCCATTACACCGACAACAAAGACCGGAGAAGTCTCGGTCAGGGTAAAGCTCGCTGGTTCGGAAGAAACCGTAAAGGGCTGGCTAAGGCCTGAGAAGCGCGACTGGGTGCTCATAGGACTCGCAGAGGGCACGGCAGCGCACGGCACGGTATCCAAGAACATGACAACTGCCAAGGACATGGGCGCAGAGTACGACTACTACGAGGACGGACGCATCGCCTTCTTCACAAAAGGCACGATAAAGGGCGAGTGGCTCCTTACCATGACCTACGACAGCAAGAAGGACGGCAACTACGACCAGACGCGGCTCCACAGCGTAATAGACCCGGGCACCTACTACACAGTATACGGCGACGCAAGCGAGCAGAGGTACGAGGCATCGAGTGCAAGGCCTCTCTACATAAAGATAGAGCGCGACCAGTTCTACGCCCTGTTCGGGGACTTCGATACCGGGCTCACGGTAACCGAGCTTTCTCGCTACTCGAGGTCGCATAACGGAATAAAGAGCGAATACAAGGGCGATAACTTCAACTACAGCGCCTTCGCAACAGATACGAGCCAGGCATTCGTAAAGGACGAAATACGCGGCGACGGCACCTCCGGGCTCTACCGTCTTACGAGGTCAAATGTCGTGATGAACTCCGAGAAGGTCGCCATCGAAGTGCGCGACCGCTTCAGAAGCGAGATAGTAATATCGAGAAGAGAGCTCATGAGGCACGCCGACTACGACATAGACTACGACTCCTCGACGATATTCTTTAAAGAGCCGGTAGCGAGCCGCGATGCCGACTTTAACCCCGTCTACATAGTGGCTGACTATGAAAGCAACGACAAGGCAGACCGCGAGTACAACTACGGAGGCCGCGTAGGCGCGAACACAACGAACGAAAAACTTTCGGGCGGCGTAACTCACGTGCACGAAGGCACGCTAAACGCCGAGGCAAACCTCTACGGCGCGGACGCGACAATAGAGATAACTGACAATACAAGGCTCAAGGTCGAGGCCGCAACGACCGACAAGGAAGTCGCAGCCAACGATACAAAGAAGGGCTCTGCCTACCTGGCCGAGATAACGCATCTTGGCGCCAAGGCAAAGGCAAGGACCTACATCCGCGAAATAGACGACGAATTCGGGCTCGGCCACACAAGCGGCTCCGAAGGCGGCATGAGGAAAATCGGGCTCGATGCCGAGTACAGCTTCAACACGACAACGAGCGCCTCAACGGAAATGTATAAGCACTCGAACCTCTCCACCGGCGCCGACCGCTACTACGGCAGCGTGAAGGCTACTTACAGGGAGAAGAACTACTCGCTCTTTACGGGGGTCAAGAGGGCCGAGGACCGCTTCGTAAACGGCCCCATAAACGACTCGACACAGATTGAGCTTGGCGGCTCACTTGGCCTTATGGAAAACAGGCTCACGCTAAAGGCCTCGCATGAGCAGTCGGTATCTGGCAACGAGAACCCGGACTTCCCGACGCGCACAACTCTCGGAGGCGAATACAGGCTAACCGAGTACGCCTCGGTCTTCGCAGCCCAGGAGTTCACGAACGGCAAGGATAACCACGCGGAGCTTACGAGGGCCGGCATAAAGGCAACGCCGTGGAGCGGCGCACAGATTGGCAGTTCGGTCGAGCAGCGCCACAACGAGGACGGCACGAGGCTTCTTTCCAACTCGGGCCTTAAGCAGCGCTACCAGTACTCCAAGCACTGGAGCTTCGATGCCTCGCTTGACCGCTCGGCTACGATAAAGCAGCCAGGCTCTCCGACCACCAACATGAACGCCCCGAAGGCCTCTTACGACAGCGAGGACTTTACGGCCCTGTCGCTTGGCGCTGCCTATAAAGAAGAGACATGGGGCGCAACATCGAGGTTCGAGTTCAGAAACGCCTCGAGCGAGGATAAGATAGGCCTGCTCCTTGGCGCGTACGGCGAGCCTAAGGAAGGCTACGGCGTATCGGCGGCCATGAGAACGCTTAGGACTTACAGGACCACACACACTCATTCGGCGGCCGACAACCTGCGTATCGGCTTCGCGTACAGGCCGAAGACAACGCAGTGGATAGTGCTCGATAAGCTCGACTTCATACACGACGAAATGGGCGGCTCGGCATCAACGTATAACTACGACAACAGGCGCGTTGTAAACAACTTGAACGTCAACTACAAGCCAAACGACAGAAACGAGCTCTCGGTCCACTACGGCATCAAGTACGTTACCGAGACCATCGACAACACGGATTACAGCGGCATCACCGAGCTCATCGGGCTCGAAGGCCGCCACGACGTAACGCCCAAGGTAGACCTCGGCGCGCACGCAAGGATACTCCATTCGTACCGCACCAACCAACAGGACTACAACACCGGCGTCTCGGTCGGCTACACGCTTGTAAAGAACGCCTGGGTAAGCATCGGCTACAACTTTAGCGGCTTCAAGGACACGGACTTCTCGGCAGCGGATTTTACGAGCCAGGGCGTATATCTTAAGTTCAGGATAAAGGTGGACCAGGAAAGCGCCAAGGAAGCCGTCAGGTGGCTGACCGGGCAGTAA
- the priA gene encoding primosomal protein N' has protein sequence MKKFVDVSVALPVEGFFTYSVPEHLLDEARPGRRVAVEFGRKKITAIIVETREKPSVTSVKPLIDVIDSVPVLDSARLKFLKWMCGYYLAPPGEVFFLAAPSAMNPGEERVISTTGKGLEYLETIKKPDSTEAVILDLAKGGKRLSSVVKAVKKGSVYAAVTRLREKGFLTEEVVAKGPLGVKTETVVRLVKEADEAAALEGMKAAPLRRKVFEHIKLHGEIPLSALRDALGSVDEPVRRLVGSGLLEKEERVVDRDPFKDSAVRRVTHKPNDEQAAAIGRISAALGNGFSPFLLYGITGSGKTFVYLKAIEEAVRQGKRALFLVPEIGLTERPAALLNAHFPGRVAVVHSSIGEGERADQWRKIRAGGVDVVIGARSALFAPLSDIGLIIVDEEHDPSYKQDDKARYNARDSALMLAKTLGIAVILGSATPSVETYNSAITGKFEMLRLTRRVDDATLPEVELFDMKKETKGTVISGRLRVLMEENLTAGNQTLVFLNRRGFSSFVLCRGCGSAVKCLNCSVTLTFHKRARALKCHYCDFTMPVPESCPGCASVDIVDPGIGTEKVEEEVRGLFPKARVARLDSDTTSKKGSLKKILDAVEDGSVDILVGTQMAAKGHHFPRITLVGIVSGDTSLGIPDFRSGERTFQLMAQASGRAGRESGPSKVLVQTFSPEHFCFHAAATHDYDGFYKEELLIRKDAEYPPYERLALVRIDGIKEADVEKGAALLRAVADKYVERGIVLLGPVPALIEKVRGRTRRQMLVKCADASRLNRFLVCLKRDFLARRLGSVRLLFDVDPSVTV, from the coding sequence ATGAAAAAATTCGTGGACGTGAGCGTTGCCCTTCCTGTGGAAGGGTTTTTTACTTATTCGGTGCCCGAGCACCTTCTGGACGAGGCACGCCCGGGCAGGCGCGTTGCCGTAGAGTTTGGAAGGAAGAAAATCACTGCCATAATCGTCGAGACCAGAGAAAAGCCGTCCGTTACATCCGTAAAACCCCTTATCGACGTCATAGACAGCGTTCCAGTGCTTGATAGCGCGAGGCTTAAGTTCCTCAAATGGATGTGCGGCTACTACCTTGCCCCGCCGGGCGAGGTGTTCTTTCTTGCCGCGCCGTCTGCCATGAACCCCGGTGAAGAGCGCGTCATATCCACAACCGGTAAGGGGCTTGAATATCTCGAGACAATCAAAAAGCCAGATAGCACCGAGGCCGTTATTCTCGATCTTGCAAAGGGCGGAAAGCGGCTTTCTTCGGTGGTAAAGGCCGTTAAAAAAGGTTCTGTATACGCCGCAGTGACAAGGCTCAGGGAAAAGGGGTTTTTAACGGAAGAGGTGGTTGCAAAGGGCCCGCTTGGCGTAAAGACCGAGACAGTTGTAAGGCTTGTAAAGGAAGCTGATGAGGCGGCCGCGCTCGAAGGCATGAAGGCCGCGCCGCTTAGAAGAAAAGTTTTCGAGCACATAAAGCTGCACGGCGAAATACCGCTTTCGGCGTTAAGGGACGCGCTTGGTTCGGTCGATGAGCCTGTAAGAAGGCTTGTCGGTTCCGGGCTTCTGGAAAAGGAAGAGCGTGTCGTGGATAGAGACCCGTTTAAGGATAGTGCCGTTCGTCGTGTTACGCACAAGCCAAATGACGAGCAGGCCGCTGCGATAGGCCGCATCTCTGCCGCGCTCGGTAACGGTTTTTCTCCGTTTCTTCTCTACGGCATCACCGGGAGCGGAAAGACGTTTGTATATCTAAAGGCAATAGAAGAGGCCGTAAGGCAGGGTAAGCGCGCCCTGTTCCTTGTTCCGGAGATAGGCCTGACCGAGCGCCCTGCCGCGCTCCTTAACGCGCATTTTCCGGGGCGCGTTGCCGTTGTGCACAGTTCAATTGGCGAAGGCGAGAGAGCAGATCAGTGGAGGAAAATCCGCGCAGGCGGCGTTGACGTTGTTATAGGCGCAAGAAGCGCGCTCTTTGCCCCGCTCTCGGACATAGGGCTCATTATCGTTGACGAGGAGCACGACCCCTCCTACAAGCAGGACGACAAGGCAAGGTACAACGCCAGGGATTCGGCGCTGATGCTGGCAAAGACGCTTGGCATTGCCGTTATTCTGGGCTCCGCAACCCCGTCGGTCGAGACATATAACAGCGCCATAACTGGGAAGTTCGAAATGCTTCGCCTCACAAGACGCGTTGATGACGCAACGCTTCCGGAGGTCGAGCTCTTTGACATGAAAAAAGAGACAAAGGGCACGGTAATATCCGGCAGGCTTCGCGTGCTTATGGAGGAAAACCTTACAGCCGGCAATCAGACGCTTGTCTTCCTCAACAGGCGCGGGTTTTCGAGCTTTGTTCTCTGCCGCGGCTGCGGCAGCGCAGTGAAGTGCTTGAACTGTTCCGTGACGCTTACATTTCATAAGCGCGCGCGTGCCCTTAAATGCCATTACTGTGATTTCACCATGCCTGTGCCGGAGAGCTGCCCAGGCTGCGCCTCCGTGGACATAGTAGACCCGGGTATAGGCACGGAAAAGGTCGAGGAAGAGGTACGGGGGCTTTTTCCAAAGGCAAGGGTAGCGCGCCTTGACAGCGACACGACCTCGAAAAAAGGCTCACTAAAGAAAATACTCGATGCTGTCGAGGACGGAAGTGTCGATATACTCGTAGGCACGCAGATGGCTGCAAAGGGCCACCATTTTCCGCGCATTACGCTTGTTGGCATAGTATCAGGGGATACATCGCTTGGCATCCCGGACTTTCGAAGCGGCGAGCGGACGTTTCAGCTCATGGCGCAGGCCTCGGGCCGGGCAGGCAGAGAGAGCGGCCCGTCGAAAGTCCTGGTGCAGACATTTAGCCCGGAGCACTTCTGCTTTCATGCCGCGGCAACGCACGATTACGACGGTTTTTATAAGGAAGAACTTCTAATAAGAAAGGACGCCGAGTACCCGCCATACGAAAGGCTCGCGCTTGTGAGGATTGACGGCATAAAGGAGGCAGATGTCGAGAAGGGGGCGGCGCTGCTTCGCGCTGTTGCCGACAAATATGTCGAGCGTGGCATAGTGCTCCTTGGCCCTGTGCCAGCACTTATAGAGAAGGTAAGGGGGCGCACCAGGCGGCAGATGCTCGTTAAATGCGCCGATGCCTCCAGGTTAAACAGGTTCCTTGTTTGCCTTAAAAGGGATTTTCTTGCAAGAAGGCTTGGTTCGGTGCGTCTCTTGTTCGATGTAGACCCGTCGGTAACGGTCTAA
- the dnaB gene encoding replicative DNA helicase, which translates to MAIEARKKEAPHRVPPHNLEAEQAVIGGILLEKDSLARVLEILAHDGGDFYSDIHGLVFRAMVSLFEKNTPVDIVTLTDALKNTKALDSVGGVSYVAALADSTPTAANILYYARIVREKSLLRGLITAATEIVRRGYDAGEAVDDFVDEAEKIIFQAAQERTKKSYYALRDLIKDAFEAVEKLYEKKTHVTGVASGFKDLDRLLAGLQPSDLIIIAGRPSMGKTAFALNIAEYAAIETEAPVALFSLEMSKEQLTQRMLASRARVDLHRLRHGRLNDEDWGRLTTAVGTLYEAPIYIDDTPAQSVLELRAKARRWVNDLGIKLIIVDYLQLMRGRTRTESREQEISDISRSLKALAKEVNVPVVALSQLSRRAETRENARPQLSDLRESGAIEQDADVVMFVYRECFYKPCDCPKELCTCGKRRGAEIIVAKQRNGPTDTIKLTFMNELARFEDQTQVDYGDIRGEWVES; encoded by the coding sequence ATGGCCATTGAAGCCCGGAAAAAAGAGGCCCCTCACAGGGTCCCTCCGCACAATCTGGAGGCAGAGCAGGCCGTCATCGGCGGCATTCTGCTTGAGAAGGACTCTCTTGCCAGGGTGCTTGAGATACTTGCCCACGACGGAGGCGACTTCTACAGCGACATCCACGGCCTCGTATTCAGGGCCATGGTCTCTCTCTTCGAAAAGAACACCCCGGTAGACATCGTAACGCTAACCGATGCGCTAAAGAACACCAAGGCCCTCGATTCCGTTGGCGGGGTTTCCTACGTCGCGGCCCTTGCGGATTCGACCCCTACTGCGGCCAATATCCTCTATTACGCGCGCATAGTCAGGGAAAAGTCCCTTTTAAGGGGGCTTATAACCGCGGCTACAGAGATAGTAAGGCGCGGTTACGACGCAGGCGAAGCGGTCGACGACTTCGTGGACGAGGCCGAGAAAATAATTTTTCAGGCCGCGCAGGAGCGGACAAAGAAGTCTTACTACGCGCTGCGTGACCTCATAAAGGACGCCTTCGAAGCGGTTGAGAAGCTCTACGAGAAAAAGACGCACGTAACCGGTGTGGCCTCCGGCTTTAAGGACCTTGACAGGCTTCTGGCAGGGCTTCAGCCCTCTGACCTTATCATAATCGCAGGCCGTCCTAGCATGGGAAAGACAGCCTTTGCGTTAAATATCGCAGAATACGCGGCCATAGAGACGGAAGCGCCTGTTGCGCTCTTCTCCCTTGAAATGAGTAAAGAGCAGCTGACCCAGAGGATGCTTGCCTCGAGGGCAAGGGTGGACCTCCACAGGCTTCGCCACGGACGCTTGAACGACGAGGACTGGGGCCGCCTTACCACTGCAGTCGGCACGCTCTACGAAGCGCCGATATATATCGACGATACCCCGGCACAGAGCGTACTGGAGCTTCGGGCAAAGGCCAGGAGATGGGTAAATGATCTTGGCATAAAGCTTATTATCGTGGATTATCTGCAGCTCATGCGCGGAAGAACGAGGACCGAGAGCAGGGAGCAGGAGATATCCGACATATCGAGGTCTTTAAAGGCCCTTGCAAAGGAAGTAAACGTTCCGGTCGTAGCTCTCTCGCAGCTTTCGAGAAGGGCGGAAACCAGAGAGAACGCGAGGCCGCAGCTTTCGGACTTGAGAGAATCGGGCGCAATAGAGCAGGACGCCGACGTGGTTATGTTCGTCTACAGGGAGTGTTTTTATAAGCCCTGCGATTGCCCAAAGGAGCTTTGCACCTGCGGCAAAAGAAGAGGGGCCGAGATAATAGTTGCAAAGCAGCGTAACGGCCCAACAGACACGATAAAACTTACCTTTATGAACGAGCTTGCGAGGTTCGAGGACCAGACGCAGGTCGATTACGGCGATATACGCGGCGAATGGGTGGAGTCGTAA
- the rplI gene encoding 50S ribosomal protein L9, with product MKVILRDDVENLGSFGEVVRVAPGYARNYLIPRGRAVSATPGNLKQIETEKEAYRKKAVQVKGDAEKVKAEMEALTLEFTRKAGEEDKLFGSVTSMDVEAALKAKGFNVEKRNIILSEPIKVLGPATVSVRLHAEVKAAVKVNVSKEL from the coding sequence ATGAAGGTGATACTTAGAGACGATGTCGAGAACCTCGGAAGCTTCGGCGAGGTCGTAAGGGTCGCGCCGGGGTATGCGAGAAACTATCTAATCCCCAGGGGCCGCGCCGTAAGCGCAACGCCTGGCAATCTAAAGCAGATAGAGACCGAGAAAGAGGCTTACAGAAAGAAGGCCGTCCAGGTAAAGGGCGACGCCGAAAAGGTAAAGGCCGAGATGGAAGCGCTCACACTCGAGTTCACGAGAAAGGCCGGAGAAGAAGACAAGCTCTTTGGCTCGGTTACCTCGATGGACGTAGAGGCGGCATTGAAGGCAAAGGGCTTTAATGTCGAGAAGAGGAACATAATCCTTAGCGAGCCCATAAAGGTGCTTGGCCCTGCAACCGTTAGCGTAAGGCTGCATGCCGAGGTGAAGGCCGCGGTAAAGGTCAACGTATCAAAGGAACTGTAA
- the rpsR gene encoding 30S ribosomal protein S18, which translates to MSDQPTVTTPQPAAPAERPSGPSQGRPQRPSRPPFRGGPGGGPGGEGGGRRPFSKKVCRYCKNKDLRIDYKDARALRSFISERGKILPRRMSGNCAKHQREIGQAIKRARAIAIIPYTAISLDRG; encoded by the coding sequence ATGAGTGATCAGCCGACAGTAACCACGCCGCAGCCGGCAGCTCCGGCAGAGAGGCCCTCAGGGCCGTCGCAGGGCAGGCCGCAGAGGCCCTCAAGGCCGCCGTTTAGGGGCGGTCCAGGTGGCGGTCCCGGTGGCGAAGGCGGGGGAAGAAGGCCCTTTAGCAAGAAGGTTTGCCGCTACTGCAAGAACAAGGACCTTCGCATAGATTATAAGGACGCGAGGGCGCTTAGGTCTTTTATCTCCGAGAGGGGCAAGATCCTTCCAAGGCGTATGAGCGGAAACTGCGCAAAGCATCAGAGGGAAATAGGGCAGGCCATAAAGAGGGCCCGCGCGATAGCTATAATCCCGTACACAGCAATCTCTCTGGACAGAGGCTAA
- the rpsF gene encoding 30S ribosomal protein S6 gives MQTHYETIFIVNPDVGEQAIKDVVTKASSTLDKYEGKDVAIDEWGRKKLSYPIAKKNEGHYVVFTYTSEPLANKELELMLKYNEDVIRFQSVRLKERAKKAEKKAEGGSNE, from the coding sequence ATGCAGACGCACTACGAGACGATTTTTATCGTCAACCCTGACGTCGGGGAGCAGGCAATAAAGGACGTCGTAACAAAGGCTTCGTCTACGCTCGATAAGTACGAGGGTAAAGACGTGGCAATCGATGAGTGGGGCAGAAAGAAGCTCTCCTATCCCATCGCAAAGAAGAACGAAGGTCATTACGTAGTATTCACCTACACCTCCGAGCCTCTTGCCAACAAGGAACTCGAGCTCATGCTCAAGTATAACGAGGACGTTATACGTTTCCAGAGCGTAAGGCTAAAGGAGAGGGCAAAGAAGGCCGAGAAGAAGGCCGAAGGAGGTTCCAATGAGTGA